A part of Arachis hypogaea cultivar Tifrunner chromosome 12, arahy.Tifrunner.gnm2.J5K5, whole genome shotgun sequence genomic DNA contains:
- the LOC112727472 gene encoding protein RETARDED ROOT GROWTH-LIKE — protein MFRTVNCSYFTLRTTLRLRTFLSSTSCSSSAANTPWSSSSSSSSLYPTLLMTSLISLPHSYSHSFLPSLPGTAITPTHASFSQSVPSKTRDIGSNVGLSVMRCISSSSSPSLPTLDWNDTVLCSEVGDGRDGSVEKDSKTSIPVRAFFFSTSVDLKSLVERNKPNFVTPSSRMTNYVVLKFDNHSKSRGLGTSFSRGSSSCYMVVFQYGSIVLFNVPEHEVDGYLKIVQKHASGLLPEMRKDEYEVREKPALSTWMQGGLDYIMLQYLNIDGIRTIGSVLGQSIALDYYGRQVDGMVAEFTDINREMEATGKFQMQRKKLFQLVGKANSNLADVILKLGLFERSDIAWKDAKYAQIWEYLRDEFELTQRFASLDFKLKFVEHNIRFLQEILQNRKSDFLEWLIIALIGAEILLSLYDIVHRSPVNL, from the exons ATGTTCCGCACCGTAAACTGCAGTTACTTCACCCTCAGAACCACCCTGCGACTCCGTACCTTTCTCTCTTCCACTTCTTGCTCTTCTTCGGCGGCTAACACACCTTGGTCATCATCGTCGTCTTCTTCGTCTCTCTACCCGACCTTGTTGATGACTTCACTCATCTCTCTCCCGCACTCGTATTCACACTCTTTTCTTCCTTCGCTTCCCGGAACAGCAATAACACCAACCCATGCTTCTTTCTCTCAATCTGTTCCCAGCAAGACGCGCGATATCGGCTCCAATGTCGGTTTGTCCGTTATGCGgtgcatttcttcttcttcttctccttcccttCCCACTCTCGACTGGAACGACACCGTTTTGTGCTCTGAGGTTGGCGACGGGAGAGATGGAAGCGTTGAGAAAGATTCCAAAACCTCCATTCCTGTTAGAGCCTTCTTCTTCTCTACAAG TGTTGATTTAAAAAGCTTGGTGGAACGGAACAAACCAAACTTTGTCACGCCATCATCAAGGATGACCAATTATGTTGTTCTCAAGTTTGACAATCATTCTAAATCGAGG GGTCTGGGTACTTCTTTCTCGAGAGGAAGCAGTAGCTGTTACATGGTGGTTTTTCAGTATGGTTCCATTGTATTGTTTAACGTTCCTGAGCATGAGGTTGACGGGTATTTGAAAATTGTTCAAAAGCATGCATCTGGTTTGCTTCCTGAAATGAGAAAGGATG AGTATGAAGTAAGAGAAAAACCCGCTTTAAGTACATGGATGCAAGGTGGACTAGATTACATAATGTTACAATACCTGAATATTGATGGAATTCGCACTATTGGTAGTGTTTTGGGTCAAAGCATTGCTCTTGATTACTATGGACGACAG GTCGATGGAATggttgcagaatttacagacataaACCGAGAGATGGAAGCAACTGGAAAGTTCCAAATGCAGAGGAAAAAACTTTTCCAGTTGGTGGGGAAGGCAAATTCAAATCTTGCTGATGTGATCCTTAAGCTTGGACTATTTGAGAG ATCAGATATTGCTTGGAAAGATGCCAAATATGCTCAGATATGGGAGTATCTTAGGGATGAATTTGAATTAACTCAGAGATTTGCTAGTCTTGATTTCAAGTTGAAATTCGTGGAG CACAATATCCGTTTTCTTCAAGAAATTCTTCAAAACAGGAAATCTGACTTTCTAGAGTGGCTCATTATTGCTTTGATTGGTGCTGAGATTCTTCTCTCTCTCTATGACATTGTCCATCGCTCTCCGGTGAACCTTTAA